Proteins encoded in a region of the Niveispirillum cyanobacteriorum genome:
- a CDS encoding GntR family transcriptional regulator, whose product MDQELTPAGLSPDQLDPSAPVPLYHQIYLVLREKIRTGEFPAHSVIPGEQELSRLFDVSRITVKRALNELAAHDLVSRHRGRGTLVTASAALPQVHGSFDNLIDSLKTMGLETQVQVLELADMPAPPAVAVLLDIETGTPVQRAVRLRKLSGEPFSYLIQYMPADIAARISREEMESIPTLVLLERVGATPHEAEQWITAVAAEPQMAAALDLASGSPLLRVERVMRDKDGRAVQLIHAHYRPDRFKYHMRSTRKSAGSWRADG is encoded by the coding sequence ATGGACCAAGAATTGACCCCGGCGGGATTGAGCCCGGATCAACTGGACCCCAGCGCACCGGTCCCGCTTTATCACCAGATCTATCTGGTGCTGCGGGAGAAAATCCGCACGGGCGAATTCCCGGCCCATTCGGTGATCCCCGGCGAACAGGAACTTTCCCGGCTGTTCGACGTGTCGCGCATCACCGTGAAACGCGCGCTGAACGAACTGGCGGCCCATGATCTGGTCAGCCGACATCGTGGACGCGGCACATTGGTCACCGCATCCGCCGCCCTGCCCCAGGTCCATGGCAGTTTCGACAATCTGATCGACAGCCTGAAAACAATGGGGCTGGAGACGCAGGTGCAGGTGCTGGAACTGGCCGATATGCCGGCCCCGCCCGCCGTGGCGGTCTTGCTGGACATCGAAACCGGCACCCCGGTGCAGCGGGCCGTGCGCCTGCGCAAACTGTCAGGTGAGCCGTTCAGTTATCTGATCCAGTACATGCCCGCCGACATCGCCGCCCGCATCAGCCGGGAGGAGATGGAAAGCATCCCCACCCTGGTCCTGCTGGAACGGGTCGGTGCCACCCCGCATGAGGCAGAGCAATGGATCACGGCGGTCGCCGCCGAACCGCAGATGGCCGCCGCCCTGGACCTGGCCTCCGGATCGCCCTTGCTGCGGGTGGAACGGGTGATGCGAGACAAGGATGGGCGCGCGGTGCAGCTGATCCACGCCCATTACCGGCCTGACCGCTTCAAATACCATATGCGTTCCACCCGCAAATCCGCCGGAAGTTGGCGCGCGGACGGGTGA
- a CDS encoding enoyl-CoA hydratase-related protein: MSDKVILRRDADGIGRLILNHPAKRNALSQEMWRLVRVRLDEAAADPAIRVLVVQGAEGTFAAGADISEFEAAYETRESTAAYAGDIAGAMDGLADFVKPTIAMIQGACVGGGLGLALACDLRFAASDARMGITPGKLGLVYPLGDTKRLVQAVGPSHAKDLLFTGRLLGADEALAVGLVNRVTAVDALEAAVLDYAGQITAASQYTARATKRMINRVLGGQLTDNAETVAEFLDAIEGEDFIEGRNAFREKRKPNFTFG; encoded by the coding sequence ATGTCCGACAAGGTTATCCTGCGCCGCGACGCCGATGGTATCGGCCGGCTGATACTGAACCATCCTGCCAAGCGTAATGCCCTGTCGCAGGAAATGTGGCGGCTGGTGCGTGTGCGCCTGGATGAGGCGGCGGCGGACCCCGCCATCCGCGTGCTGGTTGTGCAGGGGGCGGAGGGAACCTTCGCCGCCGGGGCCGACATTTCCGAATTCGAAGCCGCCTATGAGACGCGGGAAAGCACCGCCGCCTATGCCGGCGACATTGCGGGGGCCATGGATGGGCTGGCCGATTTCGTGAAGCCGACCATCGCCATGATCCAGGGGGCCTGCGTGGGTGGCGGGCTGGGTCTGGCGCTGGCCTGCGACCTGCGCTTTGCGGCGTCCGACGCCCGCATGGGCATCACGCCGGGCAAGCTGGGGCTGGTCTATCCGCTGGGCGACACCAAGCGGCTGGTGCAGGCGGTGGGACCAAGCCACGCCAAGGACCTGTTGTTCACGGGGCGCCTGCTGGGTGCCGACGAGGCGCTTGCCGTGGGCCTGGTCAACCGGGTGACGGCGGTCGATGCGCTGGAAGCCGCAGTGCTAGATTATGCCGGGCAGATCACGGCGGCCAGCCAGTACACGGCGCGTGCCACCAAGCGCATGATCAACCGCGTGCTGGGCGGGCAACTGACCGACAACGCAGAAACAGTAGCGGAGTTCCTGGACGCCATCGAGGGCGAGGATTTCATCGAAGGCCGCAACGCCTTCCGGGAGAAGCGCAAGCCGAACTTCACCTTTGGGTAA
- a CDS encoding isochorismatase family protein produces MRFEPTMVREEKTARQLFEQVKANPARAKFGFGNRVAIVNVDFQQAYTRPDLFPRTAYVTDPDQIAHVNRISAAARRLGMPVIWTRVMYKADAGDAGVWGTRTNTPDSLQNIKADSDRHAFDPRVEIDRAVDFVFDKRMPSAFFETPLPSYLVWHKVDTVIVTGGSTSGCVRATAVDSLSHGYRTIVAEECVADKHESYHYANLTDLLLKYADVVNVAEVDAHLAALAG; encoded by the coding sequence ATGCGGTTCGAGCCGACGATGGTGCGGGAAGAGAAGACGGCCCGCCAATTGTTTGAACAGGTGAAGGCCAACCCCGCCCGCGCGAAGTTCGGCTTCGGCAACCGGGTCGCCATCGTGAATGTCGATTTCCAGCAGGCCTATACGCGGCCCGACCTGTTCCCCAGGACCGCCTATGTCACCGACCCGGATCAGATCGCCCATGTGAACCGGATCAGTGCCGCCGCCCGCCGGCTGGGCATGCCTGTCATCTGGACCCGCGTGATGTACAAGGCGGATGCAGGCGATGCCGGCGTCTGGGGGACCCGCACCAACACGCCCGACAGCCTGCAGAACATCAAGGCCGACAGCGACCGCCACGCCTTCGACCCGCGGGTGGAAATCGACCGGGCCGTTGACTTCGTCTTTGACAAGCGGATGCCATCGGCCTTTTTCGAAACGCCGCTGCCCAGCTATCTGGTCTGGCACAAAGTCGATACGGTTATCGTGACGGGCGGCAGCACGTCAGGCTGCGTGCGTGCCACGGCAGTGGACAGCCTGTCCCACGGCTATCGCACCATCGTGGCGGAGGAATGCGTGGCGGATAAGCATGAAAGCTATCACTACGCCAACCTGACCGACCTTCTGCTGAAATATGCCGACGTGGTGAACGTGGCGGAAGTGGACGCCCATCTGGCGGCCCTGGCCGGTTGA
- a CDS encoding MFS transporter: MSVDRSEFRQGWKVVAASALGIGTGLSPIPFYTMGVFVAPLSAEFGWGVDQIMLALMIMTLGAMVMGPVAGLAADKFGVRRVVLISVALFGLTLAGFALSNGSLTLFYINWMLMAALGAGTLPITWTRAVNNWFNANRGLALGLSLLGTGLFGAFAKLYANYLIGVVGWRMAYVGLALLPLLLALPVAYFLFHDVTDKGATGAPAKVARRGFTLRQALRTYRFWVLAIAFVPIAFAVGGPIPNLEKILGSKGLDAQQAVQIASLIGPSVIAGRLIGGWLIDRFWAPGVAFVLLALPAAACLLLTGDGVTATPAIVAVLLIGFAAGVEYDILAFMVSRYYGMRFYGAIYGMMYGFFAFGAGFGPFIFGRMFVQSGHYDTALLYGAIALLAGAAMLLTMGRYPTPESLPGDDARPVTEG; encoded by the coding sequence ATGTCTGTCGATCGGTCTGAATTCAGGCAAGGCTGGAAGGTGGTCGCCGCCTCCGCCCTTGGCATCGGTACCGGGCTGTCGCCCATTCCCTTCTATACGATGGGTGTCTTCGTGGCGCCGCTATCGGCGGAATTCGGCTGGGGCGTCGATCAGATCATGCTGGCGCTGATGATCATGACCCTGGGGGCCATGGTGATGGGCCCGGTAGCCGGCTTGGCAGCAGATAAGTTCGGTGTCCGACGCGTCGTGCTGATCTCCGTTGCGCTGTTCGGTCTGACATTGGCTGGCTTCGCGCTTTCGAACGGATCGTTGACGCTGTTCTACATCAACTGGATGCTGATGGCGGCGCTGGGGGCGGGCACCCTGCCCATCACCTGGACGCGGGCCGTCAATAACTGGTTCAACGCCAATCGTGGCCTGGCCCTGGGATTGTCGCTGCTGGGCACGGGCCTGTTCGGGGCGTTTGCCAAGCTTTATGCCAATTACCTGATCGGCGTCGTCGGCTGGCGTATGGCCTATGTCGGTCTGGCACTGTTGCCGCTGCTGCTTGCGCTGCCGGTTGCATATTTCCTGTTCCACGACGTGACGGACAAGGGGGCAACGGGGGCACCGGCCAAGGTGGCGCGTCGCGGCTTCACCCTGCGTCAGGCGCTGCGCACCTATCGGTTCTGGGTGCTGGCCATCGCCTTCGTGCCCATCGCCTTCGCTGTTGGCGGCCCGATCCCCAATCTGGAAAAGATACTGGGCTCCAAGGGGTTGGATGCGCAGCAGGCAGTGCAAATCGCCAGCCTGATCGGCCCGTCGGTCATTGCGGGCCGCCTGATCGGTGGTTGGCTGATCGACCGGTTCTGGGCACCGGGTGTGGCCTTTGTGCTGCTGGCTCTCCCTGCGGCGGCCTGTCTGCTGCTGACAGGCGACGGGGTTACCGCCACGCCTGCCATTGTGGCAGTCCTGCTGATCGGGTTCGCGGCGGGTGTCGAATACGACATCCTGGCCTTCATGGTCAGTCGCTATTACGGCATGCGGTTCTATGGTGCCATCTACGGCATGATGTACGGCTTCTTTGCGTTCGGTGCGGGTTTCGGTCCCTTCATTTTTGGCCGGATGTTCGTACAGAGCGGTCATTACGACACGGCCTTGCTGTACGGCGCCATTGCCCTGCTGGCCGGTGCGGCCATGCTTCTGACGATGGGCCGCTACCCCACACCGGAAAGCCTGCCCGGCGATGATGCCCGGCCTGTGACGGAGGGGTGA
- a CDS encoding 3-isopropylmalate dehydratase large subunit: MGLSLVEKLWARHCVADLGDGTDLLYIDRVLLHERTGSMALKGLKEQGRAVRHPDRAFVCMDHIVDTLPGRSDTTIMPGGTAFIQETRAAAAEAGIRVFDIGDDRQGIVHVVSPEQGIALPGATLVCPDSHTCTQGGLGALAWGIGSTEAAHALATQTLVVKRPKTMRVRFDGALPPGVGAKDMILHLIAAHGAGGGAGYAIEFTGSAVSALSVEARMTLCNMAVEFAAWTGLVAPDAKTIDWVKGRPFAPKGDLWDEAVADWRGLVSDADAVFDKEIRIDCADIAPTITWGTSPQHAVPLTGHVPHPDHATDATAAQARRRALDYMGLKAGDALIGLPIDGAFIGSCTNSRLPDLRAAAAVLKGRKVAAGVRAICVPGSMQVKAAAEAEGLHVVFQAAGFEWRESGCSMCFFAGGEHFGKGERVVTSTNRNFENRQGPGTRSHLASPVTVAASAIAGHIADPRSFLGEG, from the coding sequence ATGGGCCTTTCCCTTGTTGAGAAGCTTTGGGCGCGCCACTGCGTCGCCGATCTGGGTGACGGGACCGACCTTCTTTATATCGACCGTGTGCTGCTGCATGAACGGACGGGTTCCATGGCGCTAAAGGGGCTGAAGGAACAGGGCCGCGCCGTGCGCCATCCCGACCGCGCCTTTGTCTGCATGGACCATATCGTCGATACGCTGCCGGGGCGCAGCGATACGACCATCATGCCCGGTGGTACTGCCTTCATCCAGGAAACAAGGGCGGCAGCAGCAGAGGCCGGCATCCGTGTCTTCGATATCGGTGATGACCGCCAGGGCATTGTGCATGTCGTCTCCCCAGAACAAGGCATTGCACTGCCGGGCGCCACGCTGGTCTGTCCCGACAGCCATACCTGCACGCAAGGCGGTCTGGGCGCCTTGGCCTGGGGCATCGGGTCGACAGAGGCCGCCCACGCGCTGGCCACACAGACGCTGGTCGTTAAGCGGCCCAAGACCATGCGCGTGCGATTCGACGGAGCGCTGCCCCCAGGCGTGGGCGCAAAGGACATGATCCTGCACCTGATCGCGGCCCATGGGGCGGGCGGCGGGGCGGGCTACGCCATCGAATTTACAGGGTCTGCGGTGTCTGCCCTGTCGGTTGAGGCGCGCATGACCCTCTGCAACATGGCCGTTGAATTTGCGGCCTGGACAGGGCTGGTGGCGCCGGACGCCAAGACCATCGACTGGGTAAAGGGTCGCCCCTTCGCGCCCAAGGGGGATCTATGGGATGAAGCCGTCGCCGACTGGCGGGGACTGGTCAGCGATGCGGATGCGGTCTTTGACAAGGAAATCCGCATCGATTGTGCCGATATAGCCCCCACCATCACCTGGGGCACCAGTCCACAGCATGCGGTGCCGCTGACCGGTCATGTTCCCCACCCTGACCACGCCACCGACGCCACAGCAGCACAGGCGCGGCGCCGGGCGCTGGATTATATGGGCCTGAAGGCGGGCGATGCGCTGATCGGCCTGCCCATCGACGGTGCCTTTATCGGCAGCTGCACCAACAGCCGCCTGCCGGACCTGCGCGCCGCCGCCGCCGTATTGAAGGGCCGCAAGGTTGCTGCCGGTGTGCGCGCCATCTGCGTGCCCGGCTCCATGCAGGTGAAAGCGGCGGCGGAGGCGGAGGGGCTGCATGTCGTGTTCCAGGCCGCCGGCTTTGAATGGCGTGAAAGCGGCTGTTCCATGTGCTTCTTCGCGGGCGGCGAACATTTCGGCAAGGGGGAGCGTGTCGTCACCTCCACTAACCGCAATTTCGAAAACCGCCAGGGACCGGGCACCCGCTCACATCTGGCCAGTCCCGTGACCGTGGCCGCCTCTGCCATTGCCGGCCATATCGCCGATCCGCGGTCATTTCTGGGGGAGGGGTGA
- a CDS encoding GntR family transcriptional regulator: MAVPRYQQIAQMLRAAITSGTYNVGDLLPTEQELCATHGISRHTARDALRLLTDAGLVTRKRRAGTVVAASAEPALFVQPLGGFQDLLQYARTARLTILAYVPAPADGMARDLGLLPGDWRELRGLRRDGAKVVGLTRILIRTDCAPLQAEIEDTPTVANAIEARFGLTPSRIDQQISAMVLDSRNAALLGCEPGTAALRTCRTYHDAKGVLFLASESIHPADRFVYSMSFNRERE, from the coding sequence GTGGCCGTTCCCCGATACCAGCAGATCGCCCAGATGTTGCGTGCCGCCATCACCAGCGGCACCTATAATGTCGGCGACCTTCTGCCGACGGAGCAGGAGCTTTGTGCAACCCATGGCATTTCCCGCCACACGGCCCGCGATGCGCTACGCCTGTTGACCGATGCCGGTCTGGTGACCCGCAAGCGCCGGGCGGGCACCGTGGTGGCGGCCAGTGCGGAGCCGGCCCTGTTCGTGCAGCCGCTGGGGGGATTTCAGGATCTGCTGCAATATGCTCGCACCGCCCGGTTGACCATCCTGGCCTATGTCCCCGCTCCCGCCGACGGCATGGCCCGCGATCTTGGCCTGCTGCCGGGTGACTGGCGGGAACTGCGCGGCCTGCGCCGCGACGGGGCGAAGGTGGTGGGCCTGACCCGCATTCTGATCCGCACTGATTGCGCGCCCTTACAGGCGGAGATTGAGGATACGCCAACCGTTGCCAACGCCATCGAGGCCCGGTTCGGCCTGACACCCAGCCGCATCGACCAGCAGATCAGCGCCATGGTGCTGGACAGCCGCAACGCGGCCCTGCTGGGCTGTGAACCGGGCACGGCGGCCCTACGCACCTGCCGCACCTATCACGATGCCAAGGGCGTGCTGTTCCTGGCCAGCGAGAGCATCCATCCCGCCGACCGCTTCGTCTATTCGATGAGCTTCAATCGGGAGCGGGAGTGA
- a CDS encoding CaiB/BaiF CoA transferase family protein translates to MSQDDKAATPLPLAGLKVVEFTHMVMGPTVGMVLGDLGADVVKVEPIGGDNTRRLLGSGAGYFPMYGRNKRSLSVDLKSPEGKQIAFDMIDRADVLIENFRPGAMDALGFGEAALKARNPGLIYCSAKGFLSGPYEHRAALDEVAQMMGGLAYMTGPPGRPLRAGASVIDVIGGLFGVIGVLAALIQRGTLGRGQTVKSALYENCVFLVGQHMAQYVVTGTAARPMPVRISAWAIYDQFQTKDEQTVFAGVVTDGQWVGFCKAFGLDDFAAEETLVKNNGRVQARDRIIPRVQDLFRTFTKAELLTKLEEIGLPFAPINRPEDLFDDAHLTASGGLLDLHLPDDQRPIRLPALPVEIDGHRPAIQHDLAKPGQHTGEVLAELGYDPARIADLLSRGLVVQAEG, encoded by the coding sequence ATGTCGCAGGACGACAAAGCCGCCACCCCGTTGCCCCTGGCTGGATTGAAGGTGGTGGAATTCACCCACATGGTCATGGGGCCCACTGTGGGCATGGTGCTGGGCGACCTGGGTGCCGATGTGGTGAAGGTGGAACCGATCGGGGGCGACAATACCCGTCGCCTGCTGGGCTCTGGTGCCGGCTATTTCCCCATGTATGGCCGCAACAAGCGCAGCCTGTCGGTGGACCTGAAATCGCCGGAAGGCAAGCAGATTGCCTTTGACATGATCGACAGGGCCGATGTTCTGATCGAGAATTTCCGCCCTGGTGCCATGGATGCGCTGGGTTTCGGGGAAGCGGCGCTGAAGGCGCGCAATCCCGGCCTGATCTATTGCTCGGCCAAGGGCTTCCTGTCCGGCCCCTATGAACATCGCGCCGCCCTGGATGAGGTGGCGCAGATGATGGGCGGCCTTGCCTATATGACCGGTCCGCCGGGCCGTCCCCTGCGGGCCGGGGCGTCGGTGATCGACGTGATCGGTGGCCTGTTCGGTGTCATCGGCGTGCTGGCCGCCCTGATCCAGCGCGGTACGCTGGGCCGGGGTCAGACCGTGAAATCGGCTCTATATGAGAATTGCGTGTTCCTGGTGGGACAGCACATGGCCCAGTATGTCGTGACCGGCACCGCTGCGCGCCCCATGCCCGTGCGTATCTCCGCTTGGGCCATCTATGACCAGTTCCAGACCAAGGACGAGCAGACCGTCTTTGCCGGCGTCGTCACGGATGGTCAATGGGTCGGCTTCTGCAAGGCATTCGGTCTGGACGATTTCGCCGCTGAAGAGACGCTGGTCAAGAATAATGGCCGGGTGCAGGCCCGCGACCGGATCATTCCGCGCGTGCAGGACTTGTTCCGCACTTTTACTAAGGCCGAGCTGCTGACCAAATTGGAAGAGATCGGCCTGCCTTTTGCCCCCATCAACCGGCCCGAGGATCTGTTCGATGATGCGCATCTGACGGCATCGGGCGGTTTGCTGGACCTGCATCTGCCCGATGATCAGCGCCCGATCCGCCTGCCGGCTTTGCCGGTGGAGATCGACGGGCACCGGCCCGCTATCCAGCATGATCTGGCCAAGCCCGGCCAGCATACGGGGGAGGTGCTGGCAGAGTTGGGCTATGACCCGGCCCGCATCGCCGACCTGTTGTCGCGCGGTCTTGTTGTCCAGGCGGAGGGTTAA
- a CDS encoding hydroxymethylglutaryl-CoA lyase: MAGSYIEISEVGPRDGLQSISPIMPTEAKKAWIAAEAAAGVREIEVGSFVPAKILPQLADTAELVAFARTIPGLTVAVLVPNLKGAEAAVAAGAHKITIPLSVSETHSLRNVRRTHAQMLEETAAIAALIKAQPEGSRPKFEGGLSTAFGCTLEGVVPEAKVLEIAEALMKAGCDEVGLSDTTGYANPAQVKRLIRAVRGVVGDHACSGVHLHNTRGLGLANALAALDEGITTLDASLGGIGGCPFAPGASGNVVTEDLAFMLAAMGYETGVDLEKLLAVRDIVKAALPGTEMYGFTPDAGLPKGFQGAWGV, from the coding sequence ATGGCTGGTAGCTACATCGAAATCTCCGAGGTCGGTCCTCGCGACGGGCTGCAGAGCATCAGCCCCATCATGCCGACCGAGGCGAAAAAGGCCTGGATCGCAGCGGAAGCCGCCGCCGGCGTGCGGGAGATTGAGGTCGGGTCCTTCGTTCCGGCCAAGATACTGCCGCAACTGGCTGACACGGCTGAACTGGTAGCCTTCGCCCGCACCATCCCCGGCCTGACGGTCGCGGTGCTGGTGCCCAACCTGAAGGGAGCCGAGGCCGCCGTGGCCGCTGGCGCCCACAAGATCACCATTCCGCTCTCGGTCAGCGAGACGCACAGCCTGCGCAATGTCCGCCGCACCCATGCGCAGATGCTGGAAGAAACAGCCGCCATCGCCGCCCTTATCAAGGCGCAGCCAGAGGGCAGCCGGCCCAAGTTCGAAGGCGGCCTCTCCACCGCCTTCGGCTGCACCCTGGAGGGTGTGGTACCCGAAGCCAAGGTGCTGGAGATCGCCGAGGCACTGATGAAGGCCGGCTGTGATGAGGTCGGTCTTTCCGATACTACCGGTTACGCCAATCCGGCCCAGGTGAAGCGCCTGATACGCGCCGTTCGCGGTGTGGTGGGCGACCATGCCTGTTCCGGTGTTCATCTGCACAACACCCGCGGCCTGGGCCTTGCCAACGCCCTGGCGGCACTGGATGAAGGCATCACCACCCTGGATGCATCGCTGGGGGGGATCGGCGGCTGCCCCTTCGCTCCTGGTGCGTCCGGCAATGTCGTGACCGAGGATCTGGCCTTCATGCTGGCCGCCATGGGCTATGAGACCGGCGTGGACCTGGAGAAGTTGCTGGCGGTACGGGATATCGTGAAGGCTGCCTTGCCGGGCACGGAGATGTATGGCTTCACTCCGGATGCGGGATTGCCAAAAGGGTTCCAAGGGGCGTGGGGGGTCTGA
- a CDS encoding polysaccharide deacetylase family protein: MHSDPNLYDFWPYRDRPKITWPGNKKVAFWVAPNIEFYELDPPVNPSRKPWGRPHPDIVPYSARDWGNRVGHWRLMEVMDEFKVRGSISLSVAMLDHHPEIIRACVERDWEFFSHGIYNTRYSYNMNEAQERAVLEDSIKSVMDATGQRIRGYLAPALTHTERTLDLLAEYGFWYSCDLFQDDQPQPLKVKGGNRLISMPYSLEVNDVITYGVYHQSPRAYADALMRHFDQLLEEGAETGTVMCIPLHAYLVGHPHRIGPFREALRYITSHRDDVWVTTAKEIAEFYMANHYDQSLADIARRGNARPGTGFNPQGGL; the protein is encoded by the coding sequence ATGCACAGCGATCCCAATCTCTATGATTTCTGGCCCTACCGCGACCGGCCAAAGATCACTTGGCCGGGCAACAAGAAGGTCGCCTTCTGGGTGGCCCCGAATATCGAGTTCTATGAGCTGGACCCGCCCGTCAACCCGTCGCGCAAGCCCTGGGGCCGTCCGCATCCCGACATCGTGCCCTATTCGGCGCGCGACTGGGGCAACCGGGTCGGACATTGGCGGCTGATGGAAGTGATGGACGAGTTCAAGGTGCGCGGCAGCATCAGCCTGTCCGTCGCCATGCTGGACCACCATCCGGAGATCATCCGCGCCTGCGTGGAGCGCGACTGGGAATTCTTCAGCCACGGCATCTACAATACCCGCTATTCCTACAACATGAATGAGGCGCAGGAACGCGCCGTGCTGGAAGACAGTATCAAGTCCGTCATGGATGCCACGGGGCAGCGCATCCGGGGCTATCTGGCGCCAGCGCTGACCCATACCGAACGCACGCTCGACCTGCTGGCCGAATACGGGTTCTGGTACAGCTGCGACCTGTTCCAAGACGACCAGCCGCAACCGTTGAAGGTAAAGGGCGGCAATCGCCTGATCTCCATGCCATACAGCCTGGAGGTCAACGACGTCATCACCTATGGCGTCTATCACCAGAGCCCGCGCGCCTATGCCGACGCCCTGATGCGCCATTTCGACCAGTTGCTGGAGGAAGGGGCGGAGACGGGGACTGTCATGTGCATTCCGCTGCACGCCTATCTTGTCGGCCATCCGCACCGGATCGGCCCGTTCCGCGAGGCGCTGCGCTATATCACCAGCCACCGCGATGATGTCTGGGTGACGACGGCCAAGGAAATCGCCGAATTCTATATGGCCAACCATTACGACCAGTCGCTGGCCGACATCGCACGGCGAGGAAATGCACGGCCCGGTACCGGTTTCAATCCGCAGGGGGGCCTGTGA
- the leuD gene encoding 3-isopropylmalate dehydratase small subunit yields MQKFTRLTGVAAPLFRANVDTDAIIPSREMKKVSKEGLGEGMFADWRYSDVANRVENPEFILNWPCFRKAPILLAGPNFGCGSSREHAVWALQDYGIRCVIAPSFGAIFQGNCVRNGILPLVLPEPSVAALAQAGTPQLLTVDLAAQSVRVPDGTELPFTIAPADKEMLLEGLDAIGVTLKRLPAIRDFEGSYRARNPWLFF; encoded by the coding sequence ATGCAGAAATTCACCCGCCTGACCGGCGTCGCCGCCCCGCTGTTCCGCGCCAATGTCGATACTGACGCCATCATCCCCTCCAGGGAGATGAAAAAAGTATCGAAGGAAGGGTTGGGCGAGGGCATGTTCGCAGACTGGCGCTACAGCGATGTGGCGAATAGGGTCGAGAATCCGGAATTCATCCTTAACTGGCCCTGCTTTCGTAAGGCGCCGATCCTGTTGGCCGGTCCCAATTTTGGCTGTGGCTCGTCACGCGAACATGCCGTCTGGGCGCTGCAGGATTACGGCATTCGCTGCGTCATCGCGCCCAGCTTCGGTGCGATCTTCCAGGGCAATTGCGTGCGTAACGGCATTCTGCCGCTGGTGCTGCCGGAACCATCGGTGGCGGCATTGGCGCAGGCGGGCACGCCACAACTCCTGACCGTCGATCTGGCGGCGCAGAGTGTGCGCGTGCCTGATGGCACTGAACTGCCTTTCACCATCGCGCCCGCCGACAAGGAAATGCTGCTGGAAGGGCTGGATGCCATCGGCGTCACCCTGAAACGGCTGCCCGCCATCAGGGATTTCGAAGGCAGCTACCGCGCTCGCAATCCGTGGCTTTTCTTCTGA
- a CDS encoding polysaccharide deacetylase family protein — protein MSILPDSYFTYAKRHAGPDHDHYPASPIIDRAPITLPGGSSLGLWVVVPLEFFPLNPSGQPFKAPGAMQTPYPDLRHYTTRDYGNRVGAYRLLKLFGKLGLRATFAVQGAVADRYPELVRDVLSDGHDICAHGWDTDSLHHSGLSAEVEDGYITRTLDTIQTACGYRPDGWLSPARAEGFATPARLAANGINWFADWAHDDLPTRFRTEAGDLAALPLSNELDDWQILINYTRPEHEWAAQVADAADWLLDEAGRFNSLRLLTLTVRPYVSGLPYRVKALGDSLKGVLDRARAAGVTPRDLTRALPA, from the coding sequence ATGAGCATCCTGCCCGACAGCTATTTCACCTATGCCAAGCGTCATGCCGGTCCGGACCATGACCATTATCCGGCATCCCCCATCATCGACCGCGCGCCCATCACCCTGCCGGGTGGGTCTTCGCTGGGCCTGTGGGTGGTTGTACCGCTGGAATTCTTCCCGCTGAACCCGTCGGGACAGCCGTTCAAGGCGCCGGGCGCCATGCAGACGCCCTATCCCGACCTGCGCCATTACACCACCCGTGACTATGGCAACCGCGTCGGTGCATATCGTCTGCTGAAACTGTTCGGAAAGCTGGGCCTGCGCGCCACGTTCGCCGTACAGGGGGCGGTGGCCGACCGCTATCCGGAGCTGGTGCGGGATGTCCTGTCGGATGGGCACGATATCTGTGCCCATGGCTGGGATACGGACAGCCTGCATCATTCCGGCCTGTCCGCAGAGGTGGAGGATGGCTACATCACCCGTACCCTGGACACGATCCAGACGGCTTGCGGGTATCGCCCCGACGGGTGGTTGAGCCCGGCACGGGCCGAGGGCTTCGCAACGCCGGCCCGGCTGGCGGCCAACGGCATCAATTGGTTCGCGGATTGGGCGCATGACGATCTGCCCACCCGGTTCCGGACGGAGGCGGGCGATCTGGCGGCCCTGCCCCTATCCAATGAGTTGGACGACTGGCAGATCCTGATCAACTACACACGGCCTGAGCATGAATGGGCCGCGCAGGTGGCGGACGCCGCCGATTGGCTTCTGGATGAGGCGGGCCGGTTCAATAGCCTGCGCCTTCTCACGCTGACCGTGCGCCCCTATGTCAGCGGCCTGCCCTATCGCGTCAAGGCACTGGGCGACAGTCTGAAGGGTGTGCTGGACCGGGCCAGGGCCGCCGGGGTGACGCCCCGCGACCTGACACGCGCTTTGCCCGCATGA